Proteins from a single region of Gossypium arboreum isolate Shixiya-1 chromosome 1, ASM2569848v2, whole genome shotgun sequence:
- the LOC108460941 gene encoding ribonuclease J-like isoform X1 has product MAASTSLSLYPYILCCKTSPRNRYISCAVGSPTPIGTRRTKVPRKSSGRLDGARKSMEDSVQRKMEQFYEGTAGPPLRVLPIGGLGEIGMNCMLVGHYDRYILIDAGVMFPDYDELGVQKIIPDTTFIKKWSHKIEAVVITHGHEDHIGALPWVIPALDSHTPIYASSFTMELSSYWKFIPLRLLLDSITPMLIKKRLKENGILVPSRLKVFKIRRRFKAGPFEIEPLRVTHSIPDCCGLVLRCADGTILHTGDWKIDESPLDGKTFDRQFLEELSKEGVTLMMSDSTNVLSPGRTVSESAVADALSRHISGAKGRIITTQFASNIHRLGSIKAAADVTGRKLVFIGMSLRTYLDAAWKDGKAPIDPSTLVKAEDIDAYAPKDLIIVTTGSQAEPRAALNLASYGSSHSFKLNKEDVILYSAKVIPGNESRVMKMLNRISEIGSTIVMGKNEGLHTSGHGYRGELEEVLQIVKPQHFLPIHGELLFLKEHELLGKSTGIRHTTVIKNGEMLGVSHLRNRRVLSNGFSSLGKENLQLMYSDGDKAFGTSTELCVDERLRIASDGIIVVSMEILRPQKIDGMVENTLKGKIKITTRCLWLDKGKLLDTLHKAAHATLSSCPVNCPLAHMERTVSEVLRKTVRKYSGKRPEVIAIALENPAGVLSDELNEKLSGNYNAGFALPTLRKVVDGHPRRGPPNKMKAEDDGILHLENASEPSLLDDDAEPERFLPVEDSSISSPDYTERLTPNTDDSDELEEHEPEVRSDGTASNGDDSEVTGSQPKSSKPKRNKWKPEEVKKLIKMRGDLHSRFQVVKGRMALWEEISTSLLEDGITRSPAQCKSLWASLVQKYEESKNEKRSHKSWPYFEDMNKVLSDFEATATT; this is encoded by the exons ATGGCAGCATCCACTTCCCTATCGCTGTATCCGTACATATTATGTTGCAAGACAAGCCCTAGAAATCGTTACATTTCTTGCGCCGTCGGCTCTCCTACTCCCATAG GTACACGAAGAACTAAAGTGCCACGTAAAAGTTCAGGAAGATTAGATGGGGCTAGAAAAAGTATGGAAGACTCTGTCCAACGCAAGATGGAGCAGTTTTATGAAGGAACAGCTGGGCCACCACTTCGGGTCCTTCCGATTGGTGGCTTGGGTGAAATTGGGATGAATTGCATGCTTGTTGGGCATTATGACCGCTATATTCTAATTGATGCTGGTGTTATGTTTCCAGA ctatgatgaacttGGAGTCCAAAAGATTATACCAGATACTACATTTATTAAGAAATGGAGCCACAAAATTGAAGCAGTTGTGATTACACACGGCCATGAAGATCACATTGGTGCGTTGCCTTGG GTTATCCCAGCATTGGATTCCCATACTCCCATATATGCATCATCCTTTACAATGGAG CTCAGTAGCTATTGGAAGTTTATACCTCTTAGGCTTCTTTTGGATTCCATCACACCCATG CTGATTAAAAAGCGTTTGAAGGAGAACGGGATTTTAGTTCCGTCTAGACTTAAAGTATTTAAAATTAGGAGGAGATTTAAGGCTGGGCCATTTGAAATAGAGCCTCTCAGGGTGACTCATTCTATTCCTGATTGTTGTGGATTAGTTCTTCGCTGTGCTGATGGTACAATTCTTCACACTGGGGATTGGAAG ATTGATGAATCACCATTGGATGGGAAAACTTTTGATCGACAGTTTTTAGAGGAACTCTCAAAAGAAGGAGTAACACTG ATGATGAGTGACTCAACCAATGTATTGTCACCTGGAAGGACAGTTAGTGAAAGTGCGGTAGCGGATGCATTGTCGAGACATATTTCAGGTGCTAAAGGAAGAATTATTACTACCCAGTTTGCTTCAAACATACACCGGCTTGGAAGCATAAAGGCTGCTGCAGATGTAACTGGTAGAAAGTTG GTATTTATTGGCATGTCATTGAGGACATATCTAGATGCTGCTTGGAAGGATGGAAAAGCTCCAATTGATCCATCAACTCTG GTGAAAGCAGAAGATATTGATGCCTATGCTCCAAAGGATTTGATAATCGTCACAACTGGATCCCAA GCAGAGCCACGTGCTGCCTTGAATCTTGCATCATATGGAAGTAGTCATTCCTTTAAACTGAACAAGGAAGATGTGATTCTCTATTCAGCTAAG GTAATCCCTGGTAATGAATCTCGGGTGATGAAGATGCTAAACCGCATATCAGAGATTGGATCAACTATAGTGATGGGTAAGAATGAGGGGCTGCACACTTCTGGTCATGGATATCGTGGAGAACTG GAGGAAGTACTTCAAATTGTGAAGCCGCAACATTTTTTACCTATACATGGAGAGCTTTTGTTTCTAAAGGAGCATGAGCTACTGGGAAAATCAACTGGCATTCGGCACACCACT GTTATAAAGAATGGAGAGATGCTTGGGGTTTCTCATTTGAGGAATAGAAGAGTTCTGTCCAATGGTTTCAGTTCCCTTGGGAAGGAGAATTTGCAG CTAATGTACAGTGATGGTGATAAAGCATTTGGCACATCAACCGAACTTTGTGTTGATGAGAGACTAAGAATTGCATCTGATGGCATTATAGTGGTCAG CATGGAAATTTTACGCCCTCAAAAGATAGATGGCATGGTTGAAAATACCTTAAAAGGGAAGATAAAAATAACTACTCGCTGCTTATGGTTAGACAAGGGGAAGCTTTTAGATACACTCCATAAAGCTGCTCATGCGACACTGTCAAGCTGTCCTGTGAATTGTCCTCTAGCTCACATGGAAAGAACTGTTTCAGAGGTATTGAGGAAGACAGTAAGGAAGTATAGTGGTAAAAGGCCTGAAGTCATTGCCATTGCATTGGAGAACCCGGCTGGAGTTCTATCTGATGAGCTGAATGAAAAGCTATCTGGCAATTACAATGCTGGTTTTGCGTTACCAACATTGAGAAAAGTGGTAGATGGGCATCCAAGAAGGGGACCACCAAACAAAATGAAAGCAGAAGATGACGGTATTTTGCATTTAGAGAATGCCTCGGAACCAAGTTTATTAG ATGATGATGCTGAACCTGAAAGGTTCTTGCCCGTGGAAGACAGCAGCATTTCAAGTCCTGACTATACAGAAAGGCTTACACCCAATACTGATGATTCTGATGAATTGGAGGAACATGAGCCAGAGGTTAGGAGTGATGGCACTGCAAGCAATGGAGATGACTCAGAAGTGACAGGCTCTCAACCAAAGTCGTCAAAGCCTAAGCGGAACAAATGGAAACCTGAAGAGGTTAAGAAGCTAATTAAAATGCGGGGGGATTTGCATAGCAGATTTCAAGTTGTGAAAGGGAGAATGGCCCTCTGGGAAGAAATATCTACAAGTTTGTTGGAAGATGGAATTACTCGAAGCCCAGCGCAGTGTAAATCTCTATGGGCATCTTTGGTTCAGAAATATGAG GAAAGCAAGAATGAGAAGAGAAGTCATAAAAGCTGGCCCTATTTTGAGGACATGAATAAAGTTTTATCTGATTTTGAGGCAACAGCCACTACATGA
- the LOC108460941 gene encoding ribonuclease J-like isoform X2: MAASTSLSLYPYILCCKTSPRNRYISCAVGSPTPIGTRRTKVPRKSSGRLDGARKSMEDSVQRKMEQFYEGTAGPPLRVLPIGGLGEIGMNCMLVGHYDRYILIDAGVMFPDYDELGVQKIIPDTTFIKKWSHKIEAVVITHGHEDHIGALPWVIPALDSHTPIYASSFTMELIKKRLKENGILVPSRLKVFKIRRRFKAGPFEIEPLRVTHSIPDCCGLVLRCADGTILHTGDWKIDESPLDGKTFDRQFLEELSKEGVTLMMSDSTNVLSPGRTVSESAVADALSRHISGAKGRIITTQFASNIHRLGSIKAAADVTGRKLVFIGMSLRTYLDAAWKDGKAPIDPSTLVKAEDIDAYAPKDLIIVTTGSQAEPRAALNLASYGSSHSFKLNKEDVILYSAKVIPGNESRVMKMLNRISEIGSTIVMGKNEGLHTSGHGYRGELEEVLQIVKPQHFLPIHGELLFLKEHELLGKSTGIRHTTVIKNGEMLGVSHLRNRRVLSNGFSSLGKENLQLMYSDGDKAFGTSTELCVDERLRIASDGIIVVSMEILRPQKIDGMVENTLKGKIKITTRCLWLDKGKLLDTLHKAAHATLSSCPVNCPLAHMERTVSEVLRKTVRKYSGKRPEVIAIALENPAGVLSDELNEKLSGNYNAGFALPTLRKVVDGHPRRGPPNKMKAEDDGILHLENASEPSLLDDDAEPERFLPVEDSSISSPDYTERLTPNTDDSDELEEHEPEVRSDGTASNGDDSEVTGSQPKSSKPKRNKWKPEEVKKLIKMRGDLHSRFQVVKGRMALWEEISTSLLEDGITRSPAQCKSLWASLVQKYEESKNEKRSHKSWPYFEDMNKVLSDFEATATT, translated from the exons ATGGCAGCATCCACTTCCCTATCGCTGTATCCGTACATATTATGTTGCAAGACAAGCCCTAGAAATCGTTACATTTCTTGCGCCGTCGGCTCTCCTACTCCCATAG GTACACGAAGAACTAAAGTGCCACGTAAAAGTTCAGGAAGATTAGATGGGGCTAGAAAAAGTATGGAAGACTCTGTCCAACGCAAGATGGAGCAGTTTTATGAAGGAACAGCTGGGCCACCACTTCGGGTCCTTCCGATTGGTGGCTTGGGTGAAATTGGGATGAATTGCATGCTTGTTGGGCATTATGACCGCTATATTCTAATTGATGCTGGTGTTATGTTTCCAGA ctatgatgaacttGGAGTCCAAAAGATTATACCAGATACTACATTTATTAAGAAATGGAGCCACAAAATTGAAGCAGTTGTGATTACACACGGCCATGAAGATCACATTGGTGCGTTGCCTTGG GTTATCCCAGCATTGGATTCCCATACTCCCATATATGCATCATCCTTTACAATGGAG CTGATTAAAAAGCGTTTGAAGGAGAACGGGATTTTAGTTCCGTCTAGACTTAAAGTATTTAAAATTAGGAGGAGATTTAAGGCTGGGCCATTTGAAATAGAGCCTCTCAGGGTGACTCATTCTATTCCTGATTGTTGTGGATTAGTTCTTCGCTGTGCTGATGGTACAATTCTTCACACTGGGGATTGGAAG ATTGATGAATCACCATTGGATGGGAAAACTTTTGATCGACAGTTTTTAGAGGAACTCTCAAAAGAAGGAGTAACACTG ATGATGAGTGACTCAACCAATGTATTGTCACCTGGAAGGACAGTTAGTGAAAGTGCGGTAGCGGATGCATTGTCGAGACATATTTCAGGTGCTAAAGGAAGAATTATTACTACCCAGTTTGCTTCAAACATACACCGGCTTGGAAGCATAAAGGCTGCTGCAGATGTAACTGGTAGAAAGTTG GTATTTATTGGCATGTCATTGAGGACATATCTAGATGCTGCTTGGAAGGATGGAAAAGCTCCAATTGATCCATCAACTCTG GTGAAAGCAGAAGATATTGATGCCTATGCTCCAAAGGATTTGATAATCGTCACAACTGGATCCCAA GCAGAGCCACGTGCTGCCTTGAATCTTGCATCATATGGAAGTAGTCATTCCTTTAAACTGAACAAGGAAGATGTGATTCTCTATTCAGCTAAG GTAATCCCTGGTAATGAATCTCGGGTGATGAAGATGCTAAACCGCATATCAGAGATTGGATCAACTATAGTGATGGGTAAGAATGAGGGGCTGCACACTTCTGGTCATGGATATCGTGGAGAACTG GAGGAAGTACTTCAAATTGTGAAGCCGCAACATTTTTTACCTATACATGGAGAGCTTTTGTTTCTAAAGGAGCATGAGCTACTGGGAAAATCAACTGGCATTCGGCACACCACT GTTATAAAGAATGGAGAGATGCTTGGGGTTTCTCATTTGAGGAATAGAAGAGTTCTGTCCAATGGTTTCAGTTCCCTTGGGAAGGAGAATTTGCAG CTAATGTACAGTGATGGTGATAAAGCATTTGGCACATCAACCGAACTTTGTGTTGATGAGAGACTAAGAATTGCATCTGATGGCATTATAGTGGTCAG CATGGAAATTTTACGCCCTCAAAAGATAGATGGCATGGTTGAAAATACCTTAAAAGGGAAGATAAAAATAACTACTCGCTGCTTATGGTTAGACAAGGGGAAGCTTTTAGATACACTCCATAAAGCTGCTCATGCGACACTGTCAAGCTGTCCTGTGAATTGTCCTCTAGCTCACATGGAAAGAACTGTTTCAGAGGTATTGAGGAAGACAGTAAGGAAGTATAGTGGTAAAAGGCCTGAAGTCATTGCCATTGCATTGGAGAACCCGGCTGGAGTTCTATCTGATGAGCTGAATGAAAAGCTATCTGGCAATTACAATGCTGGTTTTGCGTTACCAACATTGAGAAAAGTGGTAGATGGGCATCCAAGAAGGGGACCACCAAACAAAATGAAAGCAGAAGATGACGGTATTTTGCATTTAGAGAATGCCTCGGAACCAAGTTTATTAG ATGATGATGCTGAACCTGAAAGGTTCTTGCCCGTGGAAGACAGCAGCATTTCAAGTCCTGACTATACAGAAAGGCTTACACCCAATACTGATGATTCTGATGAATTGGAGGAACATGAGCCAGAGGTTAGGAGTGATGGCACTGCAAGCAATGGAGATGACTCAGAAGTGACAGGCTCTCAACCAAAGTCGTCAAAGCCTAAGCGGAACAAATGGAAACCTGAAGAGGTTAAGAAGCTAATTAAAATGCGGGGGGATTTGCATAGCAGATTTCAAGTTGTGAAAGGGAGAATGGCCCTCTGGGAAGAAATATCTACAAGTTTGTTGGAAGATGGAATTACTCGAAGCCCAGCGCAGTGTAAATCTCTATGGGCATCTTTGGTTCAGAAATATGAG GAAAGCAAGAATGAGAAGAGAAGTCATAAAAGCTGGCCCTATTTTGAGGACATGAATAAAGTTTTATCTGATTTTGAGGCAACAGCCACTACATGA
- the LOC108460941 gene encoding ribonuclease J-like isoform X4 — protein MKITLVIPALDSHTPIYASSFTMELIKKRLKENGILVPSRLKVFKIRRRFKAGPFEIEPLRVTHSIPDCCGLVLRCADGTILHTGDWKIDESPLDGKTFDRQFLEELSKEGVTLMMSDSTNVLSPGRTVSESAVADALSRHISGAKGRIITTQFASNIHRLGSIKAAADVTGRKLVFIGMSLRTYLDAAWKDGKAPIDPSTLVKAEDIDAYAPKDLIIVTTGSQAEPRAALNLASYGSSHSFKLNKEDVILYSAKVIPGNESRVMKMLNRISEIGSTIVMGKNEGLHTSGHGYRGELEEVLQIVKPQHFLPIHGELLFLKEHELLGKSTGIRHTTVIKNGEMLGVSHLRNRRVLSNGFSSLGKENLQLMYSDGDKAFGTSTELCVDERLRIASDGIIVVSMEILRPQKIDGMVENTLKGKIKITTRCLWLDKGKLLDTLHKAAHATLSSCPVNCPLAHMERTVSEVLRKTVRKYSGKRPEVIAIALENPAGVLSDELNEKLSGNYNAGFALPTLRKVVDGHPRRGPPNKMKAEDDGILHLENASEPSLLDDDAEPERFLPVEDSSISSPDYTERLTPNTDDSDELEEHEPEVRSDGTASNGDDSEVTGSQPKSSKPKRNKWKPEEVKKLIKMRGDLHSRFQVVKGRMALWEEISTSLLEDGITRSPAQCKSLWASLVQKYEESKNEKRSHKSWPYFEDMNKVLSDFEATATT, from the exons ATGAAGATCACATTG GTTATCCCAGCATTGGATTCCCATACTCCCATATATGCATCATCCTTTACAATGGAG CTGATTAAAAAGCGTTTGAAGGAGAACGGGATTTTAGTTCCGTCTAGACTTAAAGTATTTAAAATTAGGAGGAGATTTAAGGCTGGGCCATTTGAAATAGAGCCTCTCAGGGTGACTCATTCTATTCCTGATTGTTGTGGATTAGTTCTTCGCTGTGCTGATGGTACAATTCTTCACACTGGGGATTGGAAG ATTGATGAATCACCATTGGATGGGAAAACTTTTGATCGACAGTTTTTAGAGGAACTCTCAAAAGAAGGAGTAACACTG ATGATGAGTGACTCAACCAATGTATTGTCACCTGGAAGGACAGTTAGTGAAAGTGCGGTAGCGGATGCATTGTCGAGACATATTTCAGGTGCTAAAGGAAGAATTATTACTACCCAGTTTGCTTCAAACATACACCGGCTTGGAAGCATAAAGGCTGCTGCAGATGTAACTGGTAGAAAGTTG GTATTTATTGGCATGTCATTGAGGACATATCTAGATGCTGCTTGGAAGGATGGAAAAGCTCCAATTGATCCATCAACTCTG GTGAAAGCAGAAGATATTGATGCCTATGCTCCAAAGGATTTGATAATCGTCACAACTGGATCCCAA GCAGAGCCACGTGCTGCCTTGAATCTTGCATCATATGGAAGTAGTCATTCCTTTAAACTGAACAAGGAAGATGTGATTCTCTATTCAGCTAAG GTAATCCCTGGTAATGAATCTCGGGTGATGAAGATGCTAAACCGCATATCAGAGATTGGATCAACTATAGTGATGGGTAAGAATGAGGGGCTGCACACTTCTGGTCATGGATATCGTGGAGAACTG GAGGAAGTACTTCAAATTGTGAAGCCGCAACATTTTTTACCTATACATGGAGAGCTTTTGTTTCTAAAGGAGCATGAGCTACTGGGAAAATCAACTGGCATTCGGCACACCACT GTTATAAAGAATGGAGAGATGCTTGGGGTTTCTCATTTGAGGAATAGAAGAGTTCTGTCCAATGGTTTCAGTTCCCTTGGGAAGGAGAATTTGCAG CTAATGTACAGTGATGGTGATAAAGCATTTGGCACATCAACCGAACTTTGTGTTGATGAGAGACTAAGAATTGCATCTGATGGCATTATAGTGGTCAG CATGGAAATTTTACGCCCTCAAAAGATAGATGGCATGGTTGAAAATACCTTAAAAGGGAAGATAAAAATAACTACTCGCTGCTTATGGTTAGACAAGGGGAAGCTTTTAGATACACTCCATAAAGCTGCTCATGCGACACTGTCAAGCTGTCCTGTGAATTGTCCTCTAGCTCACATGGAAAGAACTGTTTCAGAGGTATTGAGGAAGACAGTAAGGAAGTATAGTGGTAAAAGGCCTGAAGTCATTGCCATTGCATTGGAGAACCCGGCTGGAGTTCTATCTGATGAGCTGAATGAAAAGCTATCTGGCAATTACAATGCTGGTTTTGCGTTACCAACATTGAGAAAAGTGGTAGATGGGCATCCAAGAAGGGGACCACCAAACAAAATGAAAGCAGAAGATGACGGTATTTTGCATTTAGAGAATGCCTCGGAACCAAGTTTATTAG ATGATGATGCTGAACCTGAAAGGTTCTTGCCCGTGGAAGACAGCAGCATTTCAAGTCCTGACTATACAGAAAGGCTTACACCCAATACTGATGATTCTGATGAATTGGAGGAACATGAGCCAGAGGTTAGGAGTGATGGCACTGCAAGCAATGGAGATGACTCAGAAGTGACAGGCTCTCAACCAAAGTCGTCAAAGCCTAAGCGGAACAAATGGAAACCTGAAGAGGTTAAGAAGCTAATTAAAATGCGGGGGGATTTGCATAGCAGATTTCAAGTTGTGAAAGGGAGAATGGCCCTCTGGGAAGAAATATCTACAAGTTTGTTGGAAGATGGAATTACTCGAAGCCCAGCGCAGTGTAAATCTCTATGGGCATCTTTGGTTCAGAAATATGAG GAAAGCAAGAATGAGAAGAGAAGTCATAAAAGCTGGCCCTATTTTGAGGACATGAATAAAGTTTTATCTGATTTTGAGGCAACAGCCACTACATGA
- the LOC108460941 gene encoding ribonuclease J-like isoform X3: protein MKITLVIPALDSHTPIYASSFTMELSSYWKFIPLRLLLDSITPMLIKKRLKENGILVPSRLKVFKIRRRFKAGPFEIEPLRVTHSIPDCCGLVLRCADGTILHTGDWKIDESPLDGKTFDRQFLEELSKEGVTLMMSDSTNVLSPGRTVSESAVADALSRHISGAKGRIITTQFASNIHRLGSIKAAADVTGRKLVFIGMSLRTYLDAAWKDGKAPIDPSTLVKAEDIDAYAPKDLIIVTTGSQAEPRAALNLASYGSSHSFKLNKEDVILYSAKVIPGNESRVMKMLNRISEIGSTIVMGKNEGLHTSGHGYRGELEEVLQIVKPQHFLPIHGELLFLKEHELLGKSTGIRHTTVIKNGEMLGVSHLRNRRVLSNGFSSLGKENLQLMYSDGDKAFGTSTELCVDERLRIASDGIIVVSMEILRPQKIDGMVENTLKGKIKITTRCLWLDKGKLLDTLHKAAHATLSSCPVNCPLAHMERTVSEVLRKTVRKYSGKRPEVIAIALENPAGVLSDELNEKLSGNYNAGFALPTLRKVVDGHPRRGPPNKMKAEDDGILHLENASEPSLLDDDAEPERFLPVEDSSISSPDYTERLTPNTDDSDELEEHEPEVRSDGTASNGDDSEVTGSQPKSSKPKRNKWKPEEVKKLIKMRGDLHSRFQVVKGRMALWEEISTSLLEDGITRSPAQCKSLWASLVQKYEESKNEKRSHKSWPYFEDMNKVLSDFEATATT, encoded by the exons ATGAAGATCACATTG GTTATCCCAGCATTGGATTCCCATACTCCCATATATGCATCATCCTTTACAATGGAG CTCAGTAGCTATTGGAAGTTTATACCTCTTAGGCTTCTTTTGGATTCCATCACACCCATG CTGATTAAAAAGCGTTTGAAGGAGAACGGGATTTTAGTTCCGTCTAGACTTAAAGTATTTAAAATTAGGAGGAGATTTAAGGCTGGGCCATTTGAAATAGAGCCTCTCAGGGTGACTCATTCTATTCCTGATTGTTGTGGATTAGTTCTTCGCTGTGCTGATGGTACAATTCTTCACACTGGGGATTGGAAG ATTGATGAATCACCATTGGATGGGAAAACTTTTGATCGACAGTTTTTAGAGGAACTCTCAAAAGAAGGAGTAACACTG ATGATGAGTGACTCAACCAATGTATTGTCACCTGGAAGGACAGTTAGTGAAAGTGCGGTAGCGGATGCATTGTCGAGACATATTTCAGGTGCTAAAGGAAGAATTATTACTACCCAGTTTGCTTCAAACATACACCGGCTTGGAAGCATAAAGGCTGCTGCAGATGTAACTGGTAGAAAGTTG GTATTTATTGGCATGTCATTGAGGACATATCTAGATGCTGCTTGGAAGGATGGAAAAGCTCCAATTGATCCATCAACTCTG GTGAAAGCAGAAGATATTGATGCCTATGCTCCAAAGGATTTGATAATCGTCACAACTGGATCCCAA GCAGAGCCACGTGCTGCCTTGAATCTTGCATCATATGGAAGTAGTCATTCCTTTAAACTGAACAAGGAAGATGTGATTCTCTATTCAGCTAAG GTAATCCCTGGTAATGAATCTCGGGTGATGAAGATGCTAAACCGCATATCAGAGATTGGATCAACTATAGTGATGGGTAAGAATGAGGGGCTGCACACTTCTGGTCATGGATATCGTGGAGAACTG GAGGAAGTACTTCAAATTGTGAAGCCGCAACATTTTTTACCTATACATGGAGAGCTTTTGTTTCTAAAGGAGCATGAGCTACTGGGAAAATCAACTGGCATTCGGCACACCACT GTTATAAAGAATGGAGAGATGCTTGGGGTTTCTCATTTGAGGAATAGAAGAGTTCTGTCCAATGGTTTCAGTTCCCTTGGGAAGGAGAATTTGCAG CTAATGTACAGTGATGGTGATAAAGCATTTGGCACATCAACCGAACTTTGTGTTGATGAGAGACTAAGAATTGCATCTGATGGCATTATAGTGGTCAG CATGGAAATTTTACGCCCTCAAAAGATAGATGGCATGGTTGAAAATACCTTAAAAGGGAAGATAAAAATAACTACTCGCTGCTTATGGTTAGACAAGGGGAAGCTTTTAGATACACTCCATAAAGCTGCTCATGCGACACTGTCAAGCTGTCCTGTGAATTGTCCTCTAGCTCACATGGAAAGAACTGTTTCAGAGGTATTGAGGAAGACAGTAAGGAAGTATAGTGGTAAAAGGCCTGAAGTCATTGCCATTGCATTGGAGAACCCGGCTGGAGTTCTATCTGATGAGCTGAATGAAAAGCTATCTGGCAATTACAATGCTGGTTTTGCGTTACCAACATTGAGAAAAGTGGTAGATGGGCATCCAAGAAGGGGACCACCAAACAAAATGAAAGCAGAAGATGACGGTATTTTGCATTTAGAGAATGCCTCGGAACCAAGTTTATTAG ATGATGATGCTGAACCTGAAAGGTTCTTGCCCGTGGAAGACAGCAGCATTTCAAGTCCTGACTATACAGAAAGGCTTACACCCAATACTGATGATTCTGATGAATTGGAGGAACATGAGCCAGAGGTTAGGAGTGATGGCACTGCAAGCAATGGAGATGACTCAGAAGTGACAGGCTCTCAACCAAAGTCGTCAAAGCCTAAGCGGAACAAATGGAAACCTGAAGAGGTTAAGAAGCTAATTAAAATGCGGGGGGATTTGCATAGCAGATTTCAAGTTGTGAAAGGGAGAATGGCCCTCTGGGAAGAAATATCTACAAGTTTGTTGGAAGATGGAATTACTCGAAGCCCAGCGCAGTGTAAATCTCTATGGGCATCTTTGGTTCAGAAATATGAG GAAAGCAAGAATGAGAAGAGAAGTCATAAAAGCTGGCCCTATTTTGAGGACATGAATAAAGTTTTATCTGATTTTGAGGCAACAGCCACTACATGA